In one window of Romboutsia hominis DNA:
- the terS gene encoding phage terminase small subunit: MEGVKENIKKDYIKGLKQKEICEKYNISINTLKSWIKRYKWAEEKRNKGAPKNKGGAPLKNKNAVGHGAPKGNKNAEKFGFFSKYIPEETLELMENIVEKSQIDILWEQITIQYAAIIRAQKIMYVRDKDDMARELKKMKSSDHGEETEYELQFAWDRNATFLNAQSRAMGELRSLIKQYDNMVNANLDLVTEEQKLRIEKLKGEVKKFSGDDKDNNITIKVVRASEQNGRS, encoded by the coding sequence ATGGAAGGTGTAAAAGAAAATATAAAAAAAGATTATATCAAAGGACTGAAACAAAAGGAAATATGCGAGAAATACAATATATCTATCAACACCTTAAAGTCATGGATTAAGAGGTATAAATGGGCAGAGGAAAAAAGAAATAAGGGTGCACCTAAAAATAAAGGGGGTGCACCCTTAAAAAATAAGAATGCAGTAGGTCATGGAGCACCAAAGGGAAATAAAAATGCAGAGAAGTTTGGATTTTTCTCTAAATATATACCAGAAGAAACCTTAGAACTTATGGAAAATATAGTTGAGAAAAGCCAAATAGATATACTTTGGGAGCAAATAACAATACAGTATGCAGCTATTATAAGAGCGCAAAAGATAATGTATGTAAGAGATAAAGATGATATGGCCAGAGAACTTAAGAAAATGAAATCTAGTGATCATGGAGAAGAAACAGAGTATGAACTTCAATTTGCTTGGGATAGAAATGCTACTTTCTTAAATGCTCAAAGTAGAGCCATGGGAGAGTTGAGATCACTAATAAAGCAATATGATAATATGGTTAATGCTAACTTAGATTTAGTAACTGAAGAACAAAAGCTAAGGATAGAAAAGCTTAAAGGTGAAGTTAAGAAATTTAGTGGAGATGATAAAGACAATAATATAACTATTAAAGTAGTAAGGGCGAGTGAACAAAATGGAAGAAGTTAG
- a CDS encoding type I restriction enzyme HsdR N-terminal domain-containing protein — MFFNTNEEWFISYWEKTDFSMWNESDIREEFIAPLLNILGYSKRTVNDIIREKSLKLNTPFHRIGRKKIQIDYIPTIRLKSFWIIEAKPGNERNMGNGDLLQAHLYAIHPEVQVPLIVLCNGWELKIYDSATITDWSKPILDINKYNCRDKFEELKYALSAESILEFQRGRIIQNIKNTFSVEIDIKNLNDFEMKFNRMCIDLKKDIKNNERELEKKHWDERVLKYKKRLKEESDKGLIIKMDILGKHMLHAADEYIKRIKESDRLRQIELINILVTYYRGAPHSIFRVNFLYILLELLKSDIKVDGTLYFKTIDQLIEEVALSNISYHKESEFHNVLAHLENTCCRISKKIAIKVYMDLVKDKIKNIKKNMSKEDLIKDNPTVSAEMIKLISIYAENLWRLFSNFKNTDLMWEGIWLLEDYEIQIDNLQDKKYPNNDGDLLFFESYGRGYDILNIGSWDVLNRTESIPILKSKNFDSRIIQFALSSREDIIKNIPTPKCKPDGYEYSKKLIDKIYSVNNIMKQV; from the coding sequence ATGTTTTTTAATACTAATGAAGAATGGTTTATAAGTTATTGGGAGAAAACTGATTTTTCAATGTGGAATGAATCAGATATTAGAGAAGAATTTATAGCACCTCTGTTAAATATACTAGGATATAGTAAAAGAACTGTTAACGATATTATTAGAGAAAAGAGTTTAAAATTAAATACTCCATTTCATAGAATAGGAAGAAAAAAAATACAAATTGATTATATTCCTACCATTAGATTAAAATCATTTTGGATTATAGAAGCAAAACCAGGGAATGAAAGGAATATGGGTAATGGAGACTTGTTACAAGCACATTTGTATGCTATTCATCCTGAGGTTCAAGTGCCATTGATAGTTTTATGTAATGGATGGGAATTAAAAATATATGATTCAGCAACTATAACTGATTGGAGTAAACCTATTTTAGATATAAATAAATATAACTGTAGGGATAAATTTGAAGAATTAAAATATGCATTAAGTGCAGAATCAATTCTAGAATTTCAAAGGGGGAGAATTATTCAAAATATAAAAAATACATTTTCTGTAGAAATTGATATAAAAAATCTGAATGATTTTGAAATGAAGTTCAATCGTATGTGTATAGATCTTAAGAAAGATATAAAAAATAATGAAAGAGAATTAGAAAAAAAACACTGGGACGAAAGAGTTTTAAAATATAAAAAAAGGTTAAAAGAAGAATCTGATAAAGGTTTAATAATAAAGATGGATATATTAGGTAAACATATGTTACATGCAGCTGATGAATATATAAAAAGAATCAAAGAATCAGATAGATTAAGGCAGATAGAATTGATAAATATACTAGTTACATATTATAGGGGTGCGCCACATTCAATATTTAGAGTGAATTTTTTGTATATCCTGTTAGAATTATTGAAGTCTGATATTAAAGTTGATGGAACTCTATATTTTAAAACCATAGACCAACTTATTGAAGAAGTGGCTTTATCAAATATAAGTTACCATAAGGAAAGTGAGTTTCATAATGTATTGGCTCATTTAGAGAATACATGTTGTAGAATATCTAAAAAAATAGCTATAAAAGTTTATATGGATTTAGTCAAAGATAAAATTAAAAATATTAAAAAAAATATGTCAAAGGAAGATTTGATAAAAGATAACCCCACTGTATCAGCAGAAATGATAAAATTGATTTCAATTTATGCAGAAAATTTATGGAGGTTATTTAGTAATTTTAAAAATACTGATTTAATGTGGGAAGGAATATGGCTGCTAGAAGATTATGAAATTCAAATAGATAATTTGCAGGATAAAAAATATCCTAATAATGATGGGGATTTGCTTTTCTTTGAAAGTTATGGAAGAGGATATGATATTTTAAATATTGGTAGCTGGGATGTTCTTAATAGGACGGAGAGTATTCCAATTTTAAAAAGTAAAAATTTTGATAGTAGAATCATACAATTTGCATTATCATCTAGAGAAGATATTATAAAAAATATACCAACTCCAAAGTGTAAGCCTGATGGTTATGAATATAGTAAAAAACTTATAGATAAAATATATAGTGTAAATAATATAATGAAACAAGTGTAA
- a CDS encoding RusA family crossover junction endodeoxyribonuclease, with protein MKVDFTIDGEPEGKARPRFNTKTGRAYTTDRTRMYEDYTKLLYRSQIKHYFEGYIRLTVKAFYKIAKSDSKKIKEQKKANVLRPSKKPDIDNVVKLIADSLNDIAYKDDTQIVEIVAKKFYSENPRVEVTIESI; from the coding sequence ATGAAAGTGGATTTTACAATAGATGGAGAACCAGAAGGAAAAGCAAGACCACGTTTTAATACAAAGACTGGGAGAGCATATACAACAGATAGAACTAGAATGTATGAGGATTATACAAAGTTACTTTATAGGAGTCAAATAAAGCACTATTTCGAAGGTTATATAAGGTTAACTGTTAAAGCATTCTATAAAATTGCTAAAAGTGATTCTAAGAAGATTAAGGAACAAAAGAAGGCAAATGTATTAAGACCATCTAAAAAGCCTGATATAGATAATGTTGTGAAGCTTATAGCAGACAGCTTAAATGATATAGCATACAAAGATGATACTCAGATAGTAGAAATAGTAGCTAAAAAGTTTTATTCAGAAAATCCAAGAGTAGAAGTGACGATAGAATCAATATAG
- a CDS encoding dUTP diphosphatase, whose product MIIDLSYVKKEQEKFLEHLSKVKGYNYQKDSFCVPYWLILALQSELGEILQASMVHKWWSDEKVNKDHLIEECADFLAHLGNVSNILNVDMIFENLEIQTTAPDTTFNKLAYRITTLSGSKNQARNQLINYLVPLFLELVYSLGFNIEQLECAYEHKMQKNYERF is encoded by the coding sequence ATGATTATAGATTTAAGTTATGTAAAAAAGGAACAAGAGAAGTTCTTAGAGCATCTATCAAAGGTTAAAGGATATAACTATCAAAAAGATAGCTTTTGTGTACCATATTGGCTTATATTAGCTCTACAAAGTGAATTAGGAGAAATATTACAAGCAAGTATGGTACATAAGTGGTGGAGTGATGAAAAAGTGAATAAAGATCACTTAATAGAAGAGTGTGCAGATTTCTTAGCCCACCTAGGAAATGTTTCAAATATATTAAATGTAGATATGATATTTGAAAATTTAGAAATACAGACAACAGCTCCAGATACTACTTTTAACAAGTTAGCATATAGAATAACAACTCTAAGTGGAAGTAAGAATCAAGCTAGAAATCAACTTATTAACTACCTAGTACCTTTATTTTTAGAATTAGTATATAGTTTAGGATTTAATATAGAGCAATTAGAGTGTGCATATGAACACAAAATGCAAAAGAACTATGAAAGGTTCTAA
- a CDS encoding sigma-70 family RNA polymerase sigma factor, whose product MNTKEYVNQLVNENINIVGFVLNKWYGAFKSRYPELIEDLYQEGCIGLFKAARIYDESKGSFGTLAVVCIRGYMSKYIARYVKKHYDNPVISLDKTINNNENKEITVGDTLEDIEYGFEEIEFMQNIKELYKILDEEEKLVLKLRKSGYSQRQIANVLKTSQPTAGRKLNKIREKLTSIESGVDYIDRKQKEIIIKEKNEERRLKVISLKEKGFKYKEISMMLGIPRGSISSYLKTINKAG is encoded by the coding sequence ATGAATACAAAGGAATATGTAAATCAATTAGTTAATGAAAATATAAACATCGTAGGGTTTGTACTAAATAAATGGTATGGAGCATTTAAATCTAGATATCCAGAACTTATAGAAGACTTATATCAAGAAGGATGCATAGGGCTATTTAAAGCTGCGAGGATATACGATGAAAGTAAGGGATCATTTGGTACATTAGCAGTAGTTTGTATAAGAGGATATATGAGTAAATATATAGCTAGATATGTAAAAAAACACTATGATAATCCAGTGATATCTTTAGATAAGACAATAAATAATAATGAGAATAAGGAAATTACAGTTGGAGATACATTAGAAGATATAGAGTATGGATTTGAAGAAATTGAATTTATGCAAAATATAAAAGAACTATACAAAATATTGGATGAAGAAGAAAAGCTAGTATTAAAACTTAGAAAAAGTGGATATAGTCAACGACAAATAGCTAATGTTTTAAAGACAAGTCAACCTACAGCAGGGAGAAAGTTAAATAAAATTAGAGAAAAACTAACTTCAATTGAAAGTGGTGTAGATTATATAGATCGTAAACAAAAAGAAATAATAATAAAAGAAAAAAATGAAGAGAGAAGGTTGAAAGTAATATCTCTAAAAGAGAAAGGATTCAAATACAAAGAAATATCAATGATGTTAGGTATACCAAGGGGGTCTATAAGTTCTTATTTAAAAACTATAAACAAGGCTGGTTAA
- the bet gene encoding phage recombination protein Bet, with protein MSREVVQAKTSALALAEYKMDGGQVLTADTVRNYLTSGNSKATDQDVLMFIELCKAQKLNPFVRDAYLVKFGSQPAQIIVGKDVFIKRASENPNFNGMKAGIVILDKSGQIQEREGALKLPGEELVGGWCEVYLKDKDYPTKALVSFEEYAQKKNDGTLNSMWSSKGATMIRKVAQSQALREAFPNELRGLYQQEEMGRTEKLPEKEVKVGYATAGQKQGIMKLASMKGLYDYEKPKDISKMEEFCDSNGYNLKELKYEEVDEILDLLSKYEPKDINNIVIDTDFVEVEIQEGQVTLEEIN; from the coding sequence ATGAGTAGAGAAGTTGTACAAGCTAAAACAAGTGCATTAGCACTAGCAGAATATAAAATGGATGGTGGACAAGTATTAACAGCAGATACAGTAAGAAATTATCTTACTAGTGGTAATAGTAAAGCTACAGATCAAGATGTATTAATGTTTATAGAACTATGTAAGGCTCAAAAACTTAACCCTTTTGTAAGGGATGCTTATCTAGTTAAGTTTGGAAGTCAACCTGCACAAATAATAGTAGGAAAAGATGTTTTTATAAAGAGAGCATCAGAAAATCCTAACTTTAATGGAATGAAAGCAGGAATAGTTATATTAGATAAAAGTGGGCAAATACAAGAAAGAGAAGGAGCTTTAAAGCTACCGGGTGAGGAATTAGTAGGTGGATGGTGTGAAGTTTACTTAAAAGATAAAGATTATCCTACAAAAGCATTAGTTAGTTTTGAAGAATATGCTCAAAAGAAAAATGATGGAACTTTAAATAGTATGTGGTCAAGTAAAGGAGCGACTATGATAAGGAAAGTAGCTCAATCACAAGCACTAAGAGAAGCTTTCCCTAATGAACTAAGAGGACTGTATCAACAAGAAGAAATGGGAAGAACTGAAAAGCTACCAGAAAAAGAGGTTAAAGTTGGATATGCCACAGCAGGACAAAAACAAGGAATAATGAAGTTAGCTAGCATGAAAGGTTTATACGATTATGAAAAACCTAAAGATATAAGCAAGATGGAAGAGTTTTGTGATAGTAATGGTTATAACTTAAAAGAACTTAAATACGAGGAAGTGGATGAAATATTAGATTTACTTTCTAAATATGAGCCAAAAGACATAAACAATATAGTTATAGATACAGATTTCGTAGAAGTTGAGATACAAGAAGGACAAGTAACTTTGGAAGAGATTAACTAA
- a CDS encoding ORF6N domain-containing protein, giving the protein MTSLAAVQTEIEVTGVQEFLGKEIPVIEGGFGKGEKVVLVKTIAEIHEVELGEINRLINENADEFEEGIDILNLMDEEFKMSATHLGFITSNRQKYCYLLSEQGYIALVGLMRTDKAKELRKKFRREYFAMRKQVKEQQPQCMEDIIIYQMQQMKSMKQQLNQINSNALRANKIASQAQEEVKSIKDVVSLNTASWRRDTQNLINKIAIKQGGCEHINLLRKESYELLNKRFGVNLDIRLTNKRRRMALEGVSKSKIDKLNNLDVIQEDKKLIEGYVAIVKDMAIKYGI; this is encoded by the coding sequence ATGACAAGTTTAGCAGCAGTCCAAACAGAAATAGAAGTAACTGGAGTTCAAGAATTCTTAGGTAAAGAAATACCAGTTATAGAAGGTGGGTTTGGAAAAGGAGAAAAAGTTGTACTAGTTAAGACGATAGCTGAAATACACGAAGTAGAACTTGGTGAAATAAACAGATTAATAAATGAGAATGCAGATGAATTTGAAGAAGGAATAGATATTTTAAACTTAATGGATGAAGAGTTTAAAATGAGTGCTACCCATTTAGGATTTATAACTAGTAATAGACAAAAATATTGCTATTTACTTTCAGAGCAAGGTTACATAGCATTAGTTGGATTAATGAGAACTGATAAAGCAAAAGAATTAAGAAAGAAGTTTAGAAGAGAATACTTTGCAATGAGAAAGCAAGTAAAAGAGCAACAACCTCAGTGTATGGAGGATATAATAATATACCAAATGCAACAAATGAAATCTATGAAACAACAACTTAATCAAATCAATAGTAACGCACTAAGAGCTAATAAGATAGCATCACAAGCACAGGAAGAAGTTAAATCAATAAAAGATGTTGTTAGTTTAAATACTGCAAGTTGGAGAAGAGATACACAAAATTTAATAAATAAAATAGCAATAAAGCAGGGTGGATGTGAACATATAAATCTTTTAAGAAAAGAGAGCTATGAGCTGCTAAATAAAAGGTTTGGTGTAAATCTAGACATTAGGCTAACTAATAAACGTAGAAGAATGGCACTTGAAGGTGTTAGCAAATCAAAAATAGATAAGCTTAACAATCTTGATGTTATCCAAGAAGATAAAAAACTTATAGAAGGTTATGTAGCGATTGTAAAAGATATGGCTATAAAGTATGGCATATAA
- a CDS encoding helix-turn-helix transcriptional regulator: MKKNILKSERVKNELTQKQVAERLGLSIGAYCDKENGKRKFTVREALLLEDIFNFNIREIFLTK; the protein is encoded by the coding sequence ATGAAGAAAAATATATTAAAATCAGAGAGAGTAAAAAATGAACTTACTCAAAAACAAGTAGCGGAAAGACTTGGACTTTCAATAGGAGCTTACTGCGATAAAGAAAATGGAAAAAGAAAATTCACAGTAAGAGAAGCTCTTTTGTTAGAAGATATATTTAATTTTAATATAAGAGAAATTTTTTTAACTAAGTGA
- a CDS encoding helix-turn-helix domain-containing protein, with the protein MTFIEDKLIFANRLRQEREKLGLMQKEMAQKLDIPSNTYNGYETGKRSPNLEVAKHISDVLDVSVDYLLGRTDERNLNKEKPKLDKGIKTIAAHKVNINEDLPDEAIEKINDYIKMVEMMYKNKDK; encoded by the coding sequence ATGACATTTATTGAAGATAAATTAATATTTGCCAATAGGTTGCGTCAAGAACGAGAAAAATTAGGATTAATGCAAAAGGAAATGGCCCAAAAACTAGATATTCCTTCAAATACTTATAATGGGTATGAAACAGGAAAAAGAAGCCCTAATTTAGAAGTTGCAAAACATATTTCTGATGTATTGGATGTATCAGTAGATTATCTCCTTGGAAGAACAGATGAAAGAAACTTAAATAAAGAAAAACCGAAGTTAGATAAGGGAATAAAAACAATAGCAGCACATAAAGTAAATATTAATGAAGATTTACCAGATGAAGCTATTGAAAAAATAAATGATTATATTAAAATGGTTGAAATGATGTATAAAAATAAAGACAAATAA
- a CDS encoding ImmA/IrrE family metallo-endopeptidase, producing MNKLERLYDLAQRNDVNIHFFDLKHLNLLGVNIEKDNLPHMIFLDHSLKQNNKLHLEILAHELGHYFSTIGNNIDNSYNYRCKLNQNKIENKANGWAYEYLICEKELIKAINKNITTLTDLADYFEVSVEFFIKRLKYLALKKQMLELDKNRYLILTNLPNLYIYEDIGGHHVD from the coding sequence ATGAATAAATTAGAAAGGTTATATGACTTAGCTCAAAGGAATGATGTTAATATACATTTCTTCGACTTAAAACATTTAAATCTATTAGGAGTAAATATAGAAAAAGATAATCTGCCACATATGATATTTTTAGACCATTCATTAAAGCAGAATAACAAACTACATTTAGAAATATTAGCACATGAGTTGGGGCATTACTTCTCTACTATAGGAAATAATATAGATAATAGTTATAATTACAGATGCAAGTTAAATCAAAATAAAATAGAAAATAAAGCTAATGGATGGGCTTATGAATACTTAATATGTGAAAAAGAATTAATTAAAGCAATAAATAAAAATATAACTACACTTACTGATCTAGCTGACTACTTTGAAGTGAGTGTAGAGTTTTTTATTAAAAGGCTTAAATATCTAGCACTAAAAAAACAAATGCTAGAGTTAGATAAAAATAGATATTTAATACTAACTAACTTACCAAACTTATATATATATGAAGATATAGGAGGTCACCATGTCGATTAA
- a CDS encoding tyrosine-type recombinase/integrase, protein MSIKSTFIRKRGNNYNVYMEYINEEGKTKQKSIAMYKNKKDAQKHLIDLQSAINNNKISVPSEITFVDRCLQYYTDKSNDYSPTTLKRAKLAINKYVEPFFKNTKLLDVNASIYQKFINHMYSNDLKVSTIKEIINKTDATLHECYRLREISENIPDFIIHPKRFDNSNKDVYSIDEARKILEEVKDHSLLELPLNLFLLAGMRFGEIAGLLWEDVDFENNTLHIKNNLVYVDKKYHLRNTKTKNSTRVISVPDKIISLLKKEKRRQNILKLQGLLNNEFDVVCINTKYRYLNSESFLTSYKKFLERINVRYIRPHSLRHSHATLLILAGTDMKTVSERLGHTDIKMTMNTYSHVLKEMDKTASENIEKVLL, encoded by the coding sequence ATGTCGATTAAATCAACATTTATAAGAAAAAGGGGAAATAACTATAATGTGTATATGGAATATATAAATGAAGAAGGAAAAACTAAGCAAAAAAGTATAGCTATGTATAAAAATAAAAAAGATGCTCAAAAGCATCTAATAGATTTACAATCTGCTATTAATAATAATAAAATCTCTGTTCCATCTGAAATAACATTTGTAGATAGGTGTTTACAGTACTATACTGATAAGTCTAATGACTACTCGCCTACTACTTTAAAAAGGGCTAAGTTAGCAATTAATAAGTATGTTGAGCCATTTTTTAAAAACACAAAGCTATTAGATGTAAATGCTAGTATATACCAAAAATTTATAAATCATATGTATTCAAATGATTTAAAGGTTAGTACAATAAAAGAAATAATTAATAAAACAGATGCAACTCTTCATGAATGTTATAGACTTCGTGAAATTAGCGAAAATATACCTGATTTTATCATACACCCTAAAAGGTTTGATAATAGTAATAAGGATGTTTACTCTATTGATGAAGCTAGAAAAATACTTGAAGAAGTTAAGGATCACTCTTTACTAGAACTTCCTTTGAATTTATTTTTATTAGCTGGAATGAGATTTGGAGAGATTGCAGGTCTATTATGGGAAGATGTTGATTTTGAGAATAATACTTTGCATATAAAGAATAATTTAGTCTATGTAGATAAGAAATACCATCTTAGAAATACTAAAACTAAAAATAGTACTAGGGTTATATCTGTTCCAGATAAGATTATATCTTTATTAAAAAAGGAAAAAAGAAGGCAAAATATTCTTAAGCTACAAGGTTTATTGAATAATGAATTTGATGTGGTGTGTATAAATACTAAATATAGATATTTAAATAGCGAATCTTTTCTAACATCTTACAAAAAGTTTTTAGAAAGAATAAATGTGAGATATATTAGACCACATTCATTAAGACACTCTCATGCTACTTTACTAATTTTAGCTGGTACCGATATGAAAACTGTATCTGAAAGATTAGGTCATACAGATATAAAAATGACTATGAATACTTACTCTCATGTTCTTAAAGAAATGGATAAAACTGCATCTGAAAATATAGAAAAAGTGCTTTTATAA
- the nhaA gene encoding Na+/H+ antiporter NhaA: MFKNLKLVGDILRLLRTYKKSLKLEVLTSLLLILATMCALFMYNTPLRSIYEFIFKDICIVNNFSFHMFVNDFLMAIFFLVAGLEIKHEILYGNLSSFKKASFPVIASIGGVIVPAAIFIYLNKNTAFLSGFCIPISTDIAFAVGIFLLFSKKLNPSLKVFLLSLAVVDDLISILAIGVVYSLDINLIYLSIALSIVLLLIIANKVFNIYSIYYYLVSGLFLWYFIYLSGVHCTISGILLALTIPSRNNNGYNTLERLQRILVPFNSLFIIPLFAFANTGISITSSIGTSDTNSLVYGIILGLCLGKPLGIVLFSFIGCTFRISEKPSSISWLSVFLVSLIAGVGFTMSIFVSEVAFINNMILIDISKRAILISSCISILSSIAVISFFDIRFKLMLKNKSSLVNKYYIS, encoded by the coding sequence TTGTTTAAAAATTTAAAGTTAGTTGGTGATATATTGAGATTATTAAGAACCTATAAAAAGTCTTTAAAATTAGAAGTACTAACAAGTTTACTTTTAATTTTAGCTACTATGTGTGCTCTTTTTATGTACAATACTCCTTTAAGAAGTATTTATGAGTTTATATTTAAAGATATTTGTATAGTAAATAATTTTTCATTTCATATGTTTGTAAATGATTTTTTAATGGCTATTTTTTTTCTAGTAGCAGGTCTTGAGATAAAACACGAAATACTTTATGGAAATTTATCCTCTTTTAAAAAGGCATCTTTTCCAGTTATAGCTTCTATCGGCGGTGTTATTGTTCCCGCAGCTATATTTATATATTTAAATAAAAACACTGCTTTTTTAAGTGGATTTTGTATACCTATATCTACAGACATAGCCTTTGCAGTAGGTATATTTTTACTATTTTCTAAAAAACTTAATCCATCACTTAAAGTATTTTTACTTTCCCTAGCAGTCGTGGATGATTTGATTTCTATACTAGCTATAGGTGTAGTTTACTCATTGGATATAAATTTAATCTATTTATCTATAGCACTTTCAATTGTACTTTTGCTTATTATAGCAAATAAAGTATTTAATATTTACAGCATATATTATTACCTTGTATCTGGTTTGTTTTTGTGGTATTTCATTTATTTAAGTGGAGTTCACTGTACAATAAGTGGGATATTATTAGCTCTCACAATTCCTTCACGTAATAATAATGGATACAATACCTTAGAACGACTTCAAAGGATTTTAGTTCCTTTTAATAGTTTATTTATAATACCACTTTTCGCATTTGCTAATACAGGTATTTCTATTACTTCCAGTATAGGTACTTCTGATACGAATTCTTTAGTCTATGGTATAATTTTAGGACTTTGTTTAGGGAAACCTTTAGGAATAGTGCTTTTTAGTTTTATTGGTTGTACTTTTAGAATTTCTGAAAAGCCTTCTAGTATAAGTTGGTTGTCTGTATTTTTGGTATCATTAATTGCAGGTGTTGGTTTTACAATGTCTATCTTTGTATCTGAAGTTGCATTTATAAATAATATGATTTTAATTGATATTTCAAAAAGAGCTATATTGATATCTTCTTGTATATCCATATTATCTAGTATAGCTGTAATAAGCTTTTTTGATATTAGATTTAAACTTATGCTTAAAAACAAAAGCTCCTTAGTAAATAAATATTACATATCATAA
- a CDS encoding HAD family hydrolase: protein MIKLIASDMDGTLLNSKKKINNEFYTILKQLKEDNIIFTAISGRDIFSLKKVFKDIDEDIVFAANNGNYIEYKGKVIFENYIQKDKLKNIAIVVRKFFKHNTLYCGKDIIYSESKVAKFIGILWGLNIKYTKDIMKIKDNIIKVTVFGKPSDINKNREKLKILNNEFMVTISGRFSIDICRYGGNKKNGIEIIKNKFNIKYDETMVFGDNMNDLEMMASAYYSFAMENAKDKVKSNARFIAKSNDDNGVVEAIKEVALVNEKAKL from the coding sequence ATGATAAAATTAATTGCATCTGATATGGATGGAACCTTATTAAATTCAAAGAAAAAGATAAACAACGAATTTTATACGATATTAAAACAATTAAAAGAAGATAATATAATATTTACAGCGATAAGTGGAAGAGATATATTTTCTCTAAAGAAAGTATTTAAAGATATAGATGAAGATATTGTATTTGCAGCAAACAATGGAAACTATATAGAATATAAAGGTAAAGTTATTTTTGAGAACTATATACAAAAAGATAAGTTAAAAAATATAGCAATAGTTGTAAGAAAATTTTTTAAGCACAATACACTTTATTGTGGAAAAGATATTATATACAGCGAAAGTAAAGTTGCTAAGTTCATAGGGATTCTATGGGGGCTTAATATAAAATATACTAAAGATATTATGAAAATAAAGGATAATATTATAAAAGTTACGGTTTTTGGAAAACCAAGTGATATTAATAAAAATCGCGAGAAACTTAAAATTTTAAATAATGAGTTTATGGTAACTATATCTGGGAGATTTTCTATTGATATATGTAGATATGGTGGAAATAAGAAAAATGGAATAGAAATAATTAAAAATAAATTTAATATAAAATATGATGAAACTATGGTATTTGGCGATAATATGAATGATTTAGAAATGATGGCATCTGCATATTATAGTTTTGCAATGGAGAATGCTAAAGATAAAGTGAAGTCTAATGCAAGATTCATAGCTAAATCTAATGATGACAACGGAGTAGTTGAAGCCATAAAAGAAGTGGCTTTAGTTAATGAAAAGGCTAAATTGTAA